One Centroberyx gerrardi isolate f3 chromosome 6, fCenGer3.hap1.cur.20231027, whole genome shotgun sequence genomic region harbors:
- the msantd4 gene encoding uncharacterized protein msantd4, whose product MKQLKRKRKSNYSVRETQTLIREIHKRRDVLFSRQQNTAINELKRQAWEEVAGGVNALGEGELRTAAEVKRRYLDWRALMKRKQLQAELSLSSSSSSSLVLKAEYDPSSPEHEAASLGSGCDQLLDLSGFPKDCHCEWPELVALGEPSGPAMMAPPGVKMEEDVTEYRLDGDGDVGDGDGEIDEDDFPSLLSDIESRGEGRVPEVYSHIEFGMLASSKAPTSTTNRDGPLGADLMGTGAQAHGLGGLTNHESAGPGFLVAVEKQRLELEKQRLAVETERLAVEKERLMVEKERLRQAEVERERLQLERERLQVERERLRVLLLSQSERVDSSFTQPPQQGPPSSSTSSLSAAHDGQKEREKESKRWMPAVDLETERLRLEKERLQLEKERLQFFKFESGRLQIERERLQVEKERLQLHKDHQGH is encoded by the exons ATGAAGCagctgaagaggaagaggaagagtaaCTACAGTgttagagagacacagacactcATCAGGGAGATCCACAAGAGACGCGACGTCTTGTTCTCCAGACAGCAg AACACGGCCATTAATGAGCTGAAGAGACAGGCATGGGAGGAAGTGGCAGGAGGTGTCAATGCACTGGGGGAGGGGGAGCTACGCACTgctgctgag gTGAAGCGTCGTTACTTGGACTGGCGTGCACTGATGAAGAGGAAACAGCTACAGGCtgagctctccctctcctcctcctcctcctcctctttggtGCTGAAGGCAGAATACGACCCCTCCTCCCCCGAGCACGAGGCCGCCTCACTGGGATCTGGGTGCGACCAGTTGCTTGACCTCTCAGGCTTCCCCAAGGACTGCCACTGCGAATGGCCAGAGCTGGTGGCTCTGGGGGAGCCGAGCGGACCGGCCATGATGGCACCGCCGGGtgtgaagatggaggaggacgTCACTGAATACAGA TTGGACGGTGATGGTGATGTGGGAGATGGAGACGGGGAAATTGATGAAGACgatttcccctccctcctcagtgACATCGAGTCTCGTGGCGAGGGACGCGTCCCTGAGGTCTACTCCCACATCGAGTTCGGCATGCTCGCCTCCTCCAAAgctcccacctccaccaccaacCGGGACGGCCCGCTGGGCGCCGACCTGATGGGAACGGGCGCGCAGGCCCACGGACTGGGCGGACTGACCAATCACGAGAGCGCGGGGCCGGGGTTTCTGGTTGCCGTGGAGAAACAGCGGCTGGAGCTGGAAAAACAACGCCTGGCCGTGGAAACTGAGCGCCTGGcggtggagaaggagaggctgaTGGTGGAGAAGGAACGACTGCGGCAggcggaggtggagagggagcgactgcagctggagagagagcggttacaggtggagagggagaggctgagggTTCTGCTCctgagccaatcagaacgcGTTGACTCCTCCTTTACCCAGCCGCCCCAGCAAGGCCcgccctcttcctccacctcctccttgtCCGCTGCCCACgatggacagaaggagagagagaaggaaagtaAAAGGTGGATGCCGGCGGTGGATCTGGAGACAGAAAGGCTGaggctggagaaggagagactgcagctggagaaagagagactgcaGTTCTTCAAGTTTGAGTCCGGCAGActgcagatagagagagagcgcctccaagtggagaaagagagactgcaGCTGCACAAAGACCATCAGggccactga